A genomic region of Kluyveromyces marxianus DMKU3-1042 DNA, complete genome, chromosome 5 contains the following coding sequences:
- the VPS35 gene encoding retromer subunit VPS35: protein MAAVLPYSENMEQAISHIKQQTILMQRSLVQKKLMDALKHCSDMLKELRNPDLSPKLYYELYIMIYDSLSILSQYLVENHPTRHHLADLYELVQYTGNILPRLYLMITVGVSFMQTKDCPAEEVLKDMIEMCRGVQHPIRGLFLRYYLSQRTKQSLTTDISLDKKFDVQFIITNFIEMNKLWVRLQHQGPLRERDIRTKERKELQILIGSNLVRLSQILDDSFILYKNEVLPQILEQVVQCRDVVSQEYLLDVICQVFPDEFHLGTLSQLLDTTLKLNPDVSINKVVLSLIARLNGYLDRQDDPAKSIEALKDLHLNDQEESSDTKNDADSGKPDEAVSESAPQPSFDLFFVFWKYLTKIVEERPDLPLHEIIPLVHSIMILSMKWYPSNLSNVEILYKFCWERYEDFGKEIPEECEQCFKELFLYPLGTDLFYDIITTCDSFQKLLSVQSVPLQKNIIDSILDKILSSDIKIKDKSHLEKIGLICEPIIQMPNDRAKTSILNVDDDLEDELVFLNAEQEKLAKIVHLIYHPNVEQHTELLLICKNRYYKGGKQIRFTYPAIVTAFWKLIRKLHFKGLKRPQKKEKYNATIKQLFKYISRCHTDLFNICGISICDLLFKLNLQTAALADQLSLSEISYDFFSQAFSIFEESLSDSKVQFQAIVNMAQVLQKTRSLYNEENYYDTLITRCTLHGSKLLKKADQCRAVYLCSHLWWATELSLVGEEEGVTKNFFREGKRVLECLQRSLRVADSVMDNIQSCQLMVEILGRCCYYFIHGDESETHVGVKYIAGLIELIQANLKGLLLEESTDAQDATVPAQKIVIGCDGSYICKTLTSSTCRVSLKTPNVRVSDLIAVPVSYFERTLQYIENQKQVDDRFNAIAT from the coding sequence ATGGCAGCAGTGCTACCTTACTCTGAGAATATGGAGCAAGCAATCTCCCATATCAAGCAACAGACCATTCTGATGCAGAGAAGTCTTGtacaaaagaaactaaTGGATGCATTGAAGCATTGCAGTGATATGTTGAAAGAACTACGGAATCCCGATCTCTCGCCGAAACTCTATTACGAATTGTACATTATGATATATGACTCGCTAAGTATTCTATCGCAGTACTTGGTGGAAAATCACCCTACCAGACACCATTTGGCAGACTTGTACGAATTGGTGCAGTACACGGGCAATATCCTCCCCAGGTTATACTTGATGATCACGGTTGGTGTGTCCTTCATGCAAACGAAGGATTGCCCGGCAGAAGAGGTGTTGAAGGACATGATTGAGATGTGTCGTGGTGTGCAACACCCCATTCGGGGGTTGTTCTTGCGGTACTATCTCTCTCAAAGGACTAAGCAGTCTTTGACCACGGATATATCATTGGACAAGAAGTTCGACGTTCAATTTATCATCACAAACTTTATAGAAATGAACAAACTCTGGGTGCGCTTGCAACATCAAGGACCGTTAAGGGAACGTGATATAAGAACTAAGGAAAGAAAGGAGTTGCAGATTTTGATTGGATCTAACTTAGTCAGACTCTCTCAGATTTTGGATGACTCCTTCATCCTGTACAAAAACGAAGTACTTCCTCAGATCTTGGAGCAAGTGGTGCAATGCCGTGATGTCGTTTCTCAGGAATACTTGCTAGACGTCATTTGCCAGGTTTTCCCTGATGAGTTCCATTTGGGTACCTTGTCGCAGTTGTTGGACACAactttgaagttgaacCCAGATGTTAGTATCAATAAAGTAGTCTTGTCTCTAATTGCAAGACTAAACGGCTATTTGGATAGACAGGATGATCCTGCAAAATCGATTGAGGCTTTGAAAGACTTACACTTGAACGATCAGGAAGAATCAAGTGATACCAAGAATGATGCTGATTCTGGAAAACCCGATGAAGCTGTTTCGGAATCTGCACCACAACCCTCTTTTGACCTATTTTTCGTCTTTTGGAAATATCTCACCAAAATCGTAGAGGAAAGACCTGATTTGCCCTTACACGAGATAATCCCCTTGGTTCATAGTATTATGATTCTATCCATGAAGTGGTATCCCTCCAACTTATCCAATGTTGAAATTCTCTACAAGTTCTGTTGGGAGAGATACGAAGATTTTGGAAAGGAAATTCCTGAAGAGTGTGAACAATGCTTTAAAGAGCTATTCCTGTATCCGCTAGGTACAGACCTTTTCTACGATATCATCACCACCTGTGACTCATTCCAGAAGCTTTTATCGGTTCAATCGGTGCCTTTACAAAAGAACATAATCGATTCTATCCTGGATAAGATATTGTCAAGTGATattaaaatcaaagatAAATCGCACTTGGAAAAAATTGGTTTGATATGTGAACCAATTATCCAAATGCCTAACGATAGAGCAAAAACGTCAATATTGaatgttgatgatgatttagaGGACGAGTTAGTGTTTTTGAATGCAGAACAGGAAAAATTGGCGAAGATTGTTCACTTGATTTATCACCCAAATGTCGAACAACACACGGAATTGTTACTCATATGCAAAAACCGCTACTACAAAGGTGGTAAGCAGATAAGGTTTACATATCCTGCCATTGTCACAGCATTCTGGAAGCTAATACGAAAACTGCATTTTAAGGGTTTAAAGAGACctcagaagaaagaaaaatataacGCTACAATTAAGCAGCTCTTCAAATACATTTCTAGATGTCATACTGAccttttcaacatttgCGGGATCTCCATATGtgaccttcttttcaagctTAACCTACAGACTGCCGCCTTGGCAGACCAGTTGTCTCTAAGTGAAATATCGTATGACTTCTTCAGTCAAGCATTTTctatctttgaagaatcgTTAAGCGATTCGAAGGTACAATTCCAAGCTATCGTAAACATGGCTCAGGTGCTACAAAAGACTCGCTCTCTCTACAACGAAGAGAATTACTATGATACTCTTATCACGCGATGCACACTTCATGGCTCGAAACTCTTGAAAAAAGCTGACCAATGCCGTGCAGTGTATCTATGTTCACATCTATGGTGGGCCACCGAGCTATCACTAgttggtgaagaagaaggtgttaccaagaacttcttcCGTGAAGGTAAGCGTGTCTTAGAATGTCTACAGCGTTCTTTGCGTGTAGCTGATTCTGTCATGGACAATATTCAGAGTTGCCAATTGATGGTAGAGATTTTAGGTCgctgctgctactactTTATTCACGGTGATGAATCAGAAACACATGTGGGGGTTAAGTACATCGCAGGTTTAATAGAGCTCATCCAAGCAAACTTAAAAGGGTTATTACTGGAAGAATCAACCGATGCTCAAGACGCTACCGTGCCTGCCCAAAAAATCGTCATTGGATGCGATGGTTCATACATATGCAAGACACTCACCTCGTCAACGTGTAGGGTGTCCTTAAAGACACCTAATGTCCGGGTGTCAGACTTGATAGCGGTTCCTGTGTCGTACTTCGAGAGAACCCTACAATACATCGAGAATCAGAAACAAGTTGATGACAGATTTAATGCCATCGCTACataa
- the CCP1 gene encoding cytochrome-c peroxidase: MSSFRAAFKGINVKALSYVVGAGALAGSVTGAVMEHQNWENSNNRNYNKQKLAALAAAHLAAKEKNDASKYQQVYNDIALKMREEDEYDEYIGYGPVLVRLAWHCAGTWDKKDNTGGSFGGTYRFKKENTDPSNNGLQNAAHFLEPIHAKYPWLSHGDLYTLGGVTAIQEMQGPKIPWRSGRVDQPEETTPDNGRLPDATKDAKYVRCFFSRLAFNDREVVALLGAHALGKTHLKNSGFEGPWGAASNMFTNEFYNNLLNEKWKLITNEAGNKQYINDKGWMMLPTDMALVQDSKYLPIVKEFAKNENAFFQEFTKAFVKLLENGIEFPKENKPIVFKTLDEQDL; encoded by the coding sequence ATGTCGAGTTTTAGAGCAGCTTTTAAGGGAATCAATGTCAAGGCATTATCATATGTGGTTGGTGCTGGTGCACTAGCAGGCAGCGTAACTGGTGCTGTGATGGAGCACCAGAACTGGGAAAACTCTAACAACCGTAACTACAACAAGCAGAAGCTTGCTGCATTGGCAGCTGCACATCTTGCTGCGAAGGAGAAGAACGATGCATCGAAGTACCAGCAAGTTTACAATGACATTGCTCTCAAGATGAGGGAGGAAGATGAGTACGATGAATACATTGGGTACGGTCCGGTCCTTGTACGTCTCGCATGGCACTGTGCAGGAACGTGGGATAAGAAGGACAACACTGGTGGTTCCTTTGGTGGTACTTACAGGTTTAAGAAGGAGAACACCGACCCATCGAACAATGGGCTACAGAACGCCGCACACTTTTTAGAGCCTATCCATGCCAAGTACCCATGGTTATCACACGGTGATTTGTACACATTGGGTGGTGTCACAGCGATCCAAGAAATGCAAGGCCCTAAAATCCCATGGAGATCAGGCCGTGTGGACCAACCGGAGGAAACTACACCAGATAACGGTAGACTACCCGATGCTACCAAGGATGCCAAATACGTCAGATGTTTCTTCAGCAGACTAGCCTTTAACGACAGAGAAGTTGTTGCCCTCTTGGGTGCCCACGCCCTTGGTAAGACGCACTTGAAGAACTCAGGTTTCGAGGGTCCATGGGGTGCTGCATCAAATATGTTCACTAACGAATTCTACAACAATTTGCTAAACGAAAAATGGAAGCTCATCACCAACGAAGCCGGAAACAAGCAATACATCAACGACAAGGGTTGGATGATGCTACCAACCGATATGGCATTGGTTCAAGACTCCAAGTACTTGCCTATAGTAAAAGAATTCGCCAAGAACGAGAATGCcttcttccaagaattTACAAAGGCCTTTGTCAAGTTACTAGAGAACGGTATCGAGTTCCCAAAGGAGAACAAACCAATTGTTTTCAAGACTCTTGACGAACAAGATCTATAA